A single region of the Deltaproteobacteria bacterium genome encodes:
- a CDS encoding PHP domain-containing protein — protein sequence MAARRGSGEGARVILDLHSHSVKSDDGRAQVENYCLWIRKRELPIDGFVLTEHRQWDGDSDYSALAQQHGLTILKASEVETEYGHVLVFGVTDALTRAFDFRDIRLPLARVLDESERHGAVAVPCHPGRPRVGMCAHAEKLGVPAGVRIIETLNGGSRGTEDEDARAMAERMGYLGIGGSDAHIVSHIGRCATRFPSALRSEGELVEALRAGEFEAISWKSKS from the coding sequence GTGGCCGCGCGTCGCGGAAGCGGCGAGGGCGCGCGCGTGATCCTCGATCTGCACTCGCACTCGGTGAAGAGCGACGACGGCCGCGCGCAGGTCGAGAACTACTGCCTGTGGATCCGCAAGCGCGAGCTGCCGATCGACGGCTTCGTGCTCACCGAGCATCGTCAGTGGGACGGCGACTCGGACTACTCCGCGCTCGCGCAGCAGCACGGCCTCACGATCCTGAAGGCGAGCGAGGTCGAGACCGAGTACGGCCACGTGCTGGTGTTCGGCGTGACCGACGCGCTGACGCGCGCCTTCGACTTCCGCGACATCCGGCTGCCGCTCGCGCGCGTGCTCGACGAGAGCGAGCGCCACGGCGCCGTCGCGGTGCCGTGTCATCCGGGCCGCCCGCGCGTGGGAATGTGCGCGCACGCAGAGAAGCTCGGTGTGCCCGCGGGCGTGCGAATCATCGAGACGCTGAACGGCGGCAGCCGCGGCACCGAGGACGAAGACGCGCGGGCGATGGCCGAGCGCATGGGCTACCTCGGCATCGGCGGCAGCGACGCGCACATCGTCAGCCACATCGGCCGCTGCGCGACGCGCTTTCCGAGCGCGTTGCGCAGCGAAGGCGAGCTCGTCGAGGCGCTGCGCGCCGGAGAATTCGAGGCGATCTCGTGGAAATCGAAGAGCTGA
- a CDS encoding MaoC family dehydratase N-terminal domain-containing protein, with amino-acid sequence MEIEELKAKYLNKEFDEKDFPVRAEAMVDFAVSVGETAPYYTDPSHPDFRAVPTFPARFHGRRMLPADFPKIGLPLDGGKAVMPQAPIRAGVTLVGKSHLHEIYEKTGRTGRMIFLISRMEVFHHDGHLVSIVDSRQVIRERPPGAEPAHGWGPPPGGDKGSAR; translated from the coding sequence GTGGAAATCGAAGAGCTGAAGGCGAAGTACCTCAACAAGGAGTTCGACGAGAAGGACTTCCCGGTGCGCGCGGAGGCGATGGTCGACTTCGCCGTCTCCGTGGGCGAGACCGCGCCGTACTACACCGACCCGTCGCATCCCGACTTTCGCGCGGTGCCGACGTTCCCCGCGCGCTTCCACGGGCGCCGCATGCTGCCTGCCGACTTCCCGAAGATCGGCTTGCCGCTCGACGGCGGGAAGGCGGTGATGCCGCAGGCGCCGATTCGCGCCGGCGTCACGCTCGTGGGCAAGAGCCACCTGCACGAGATCTACGAGAAGACGGGCCGCACGGGCCGCATGATCTTCCTGATCTCGCGCATGGAAGTGTTCCACCACGACGGGCACCTCGTGTCGATCGTCGACTCGCGCCAAGTGATTCGGGAGCGACCGCCGGGTGCGGAGCCGGCGCACGGCTGGGGACCGCCGCCCGGCGGCGACAAGGGGAGCGCGCGATGA
- a CDS encoding endonuclease/exonuclease/phosphatase family protein, translating into MWSEAADPVALAEQLEALRVDVACFQELGAQQAAAIARVLPHGKLEPGATKHDHDGMGIAARRPLAPSRIALPKRDAHRAELDPRDWPELDAKLELINLHIQAPHVFPPWRSLALRREQIAQLLPHFEAAPETARIVCGDFNATPLWPVYRALASRIPDLALEHAELRRETPMRTWGPWSGAPRLLRIDHVLGAGVLAANVQVVPVRGSDHSAVVVDLVSET; encoded by the coding sequence TTGTGGAGTGAAGCCGCCGATCCGGTCGCGCTCGCGGAACAGCTCGAAGCGCTGCGCGTCGACGTCGCGTGCTTCCAGGAGCTCGGCGCGCAACAGGCTGCTGCGATCGCGCGCGTGCTCCCGCACGGCAAGCTCGAGCCGGGTGCGACGAAGCACGATCACGACGGCATGGGCATCGCCGCGCGCCGGCCGCTCGCGCCGAGTCGCATCGCGCTGCCGAAGCGCGACGCGCACCGCGCCGAGCTCGATCCGCGCGACTGGCCCGAGCTCGATGCGAAGCTCGAGCTGATCAACCTGCACATCCAGGCGCCCCACGTCTTCCCGCCCTGGCGCTCGCTCGCGCTGCGGCGCGAGCAGATCGCGCAGCTGCTCCCGCACTTCGAGGCCGCGCCCGAAACGGCGCGCATCGTGTGCGGCGACTTCAACGCCACGCCGCTCTGGCCCGTCTACCGCGCGCTCGCTTCGCGCATCCCCGATCTCGCGCTCGAGCATGCCGAGCTGCGCCGCGAGACTCCGATGCGGACGTGGGGACCGTGGTCCGGCGCGCCGCGCTTGTTACGGATCGACCACGTGCTCGGCGCCGGCGTGCTCGCGGCGAACGTGCAGGTCGTGCCGGTGCGCGGCAGCGATCACTCGGCCGTCGTGGTGGACCTCGTCTCCGAGACGTAG
- a CDS encoding DUF374 domain-containing protein, with amino-acid sequence MSAAPRGDSALARVQRAVLGALAAWGVRALGATWRVERSGAEPARAPFVLVTWHQGLLVAAFVLRDRGLWVPLSLSRDGELAQGFLARMGFARSPRGSSSRGGSALLREMIRRVRAGESGGVLPDGPRGPALELKPGVLALAEATGVPLVPVGIAARPAARLGSWDRALLPRPFARVQLHYGAALEIPRSSDAAALEAARARLTYELNRALHAAQERLASP; translated from the coding sequence GTGAGCGCGGCGCCGCGCGGCGATTCCGCGCTCGCGCGAGTGCAGCGCGCGGTGCTCGGCGCGCTCGCTGCGTGGGGCGTGCGCGCGCTCGGCGCGACCTGGCGCGTCGAGCGCTCCGGCGCCGAGCCCGCGCGAGCTCCGTTCGTGCTCGTGACGTGGCACCAAGGTCTGCTCGTTGCCGCATTCGTGCTGCGCGACCGCGGGCTCTGGGTGCCGCTCAGCCTGAGCCGCGACGGCGAGCTCGCGCAGGGCTTCCTCGCGCGCATGGGCTTCGCGCGCTCGCCGCGTGGCTCGAGCTCACGCGGCGGCAGCGCGCTCCTGCGCGAGATGATCCGCCGCGTGCGCGCGGGCGAGAGCGGCGGCGTGCTGCCCGACGGCCCGCGCGGCCCCGCGCTCGAGCTGAAGCCCGGCGTGCTCGCACTCGCCGAGGCCACGGGCGTGCCGCTAGTGCCGGTGGGCATCGCCGCGCGTCCGGCCGCGCGCCTCGGCAGCTGGGACCGCGCGCTGCTTCCGCGCCCGTTCGCGCGCGTGCAGCTGCACTACGGCGCCGCGCTCGAAATTCCGAGAAGTTCGGACGCTGCGGCGCTGGAGGCTGCGCGCGCCCGGCTCACGTACGAGCTGAATCGCGCGCTGCACGCCGCACAGGAACGACTCGCGAGCCCCTGA
- a CDS encoding EamA family transporter has protein sequence MTPTDLALVLASAVLHAAWSTAIKGARDPLAFGAAEHAAQVPLALVALAFVDLRDLTPAVWWLLAATGLAHGLYGYWMSLAYARAELTRVYPIIRSTPALLPLVAIPLGESVTELGALGIAIVVGGVWLVYGDALALRRLFAPELVYAWLTLTTTVAYSLTDKFAMAELAALDWRGALPRALAWYAFTVLAGGAVRFPLTLQRVGARAVFEAGRAAPGRVLFSIVGGVVGYGLILHVLQTASASYVVAVRQLSVLFAALIAMRFLGEKPSAQRLAGATLTVVGVALIAVFG, from the coding sequence ATGACCCCCACCGACCTGGCCCTAGTCCTCGCCAGCGCAGTGCTCCACGCCGCGTGGAGCACTGCGATCAAGGGCGCGCGCGACCCGCTCGCGTTCGGCGCCGCCGAGCACGCCGCGCAGGTCCCCCTCGCGCTCGTCGCGCTCGCGTTCGTCGATCTGCGCGATCTCACGCCCGCCGTCTGGTGGCTGCTCGCGGCGACCGGTCTCGCGCACGGGCTCTACGGCTACTGGATGAGCCTCGCCTACGCGCGCGCCGAGCTGACCCGCGTGTACCCGATCATCCGCTCCACGCCGGCGCTGCTGCCGCTCGTCGCGATTCCGCTCGGCGAAAGCGTCACCGAGCTCGGCGCGCTCGGCATCGCGATCGTGGTCGGCGGCGTGTGGCTCGTGTACGGCGACGCGCTCGCGCTGCGCCGCCTCTTCGCGCCCGAGCTCGTGTACGCGTGGCTCACGCTCACCACCACCGTCGCGTACTCGCTCACCGACAAGTTCGCGATGGCCGAGCTCGCCGCGCTCGACTGGCGCGGCGCGCTGCCGCGCGCGCTCGCGTGGTACGCGTTCACCGTGCTCGCGGGCGGCGCGGTGCGCTTCCCGCTGACGCTGCAGCGCGTCGGCGCGCGCGCGGTGTTCGAGGCGGGCCGCGCGGCGCCGGGGCGCGTTTTGTTCTCGATCGTCGGCGGCGTCGTCGGCTACGGCCTGATCCTGCACGTGCTGCAGACCGCGAGCGCGAGCTACGTCGTCGCGGTGCGCCAGCTCTCCGTGCTGTTCGCCGCGCTGATCGCGATGCGCTTCCTCGGCGAGAAGCCGAGCGCGCAGCGGCTCGCGGGCGCGACGCTGACGGTCGTGGGCGTGGCGCTGATCGCGGTGTTCGGGTGA
- a CDS encoding protoheme IX farnesyltransferase, giving the protein MSAASVHGSARSFARTVGNYVALTKPRILPLVIFTALPVLLMAPQRPGFAESLAVLVAISLAASAANALNMYVERDRDALMERTRTRPLPTAEMAPRAALVFGLALSVLSTLALQLIAGAPAALLGVASILFYVFVYTIWLKPRTPYNAVIGGAAGAAAPLIADAAVNGSVGWPGLLLFSIVFFWQPPHVWAIALYRKGDYAAAGIPMMPAVVGDERTRWRMLWYTLGLLPVTILPAPLGLLGPIYLSAAVVLGAWFTWVGVRLIRERSDAAAQRVFRVSLAYLALLFVAMLADLLAAPLLA; this is encoded by the coding sequence ATGAGCGCAGCTTCTGTGCATGGTTCTGCGCGCTCGTTCGCTCGCACGGTCGGGAACTACGTTGCGCTGACGAAGCCGCGGATTCTGCCGCTCGTGATCTTCACGGCGCTGCCGGTGTTGTTGATGGCGCCGCAGCGGCCGGGGTTCGCGGAGAGCCTCGCGGTGCTCGTTGCGATTTCGCTCGCGGCTTCGGCGGCGAACGCGCTCAACATGTACGTGGAGCGCGACCGCGACGCGCTGATGGAGCGCACGCGCACGCGCCCGCTGCCCACGGCCGAGATGGCGCCGCGCGCGGCGCTCGTGTTCGGGCTCGCGCTGTCGGTGCTCTCGACCCTCGCGCTGCAGCTCATCGCGGGCGCGCCGGCGGCGCTGCTCGGCGTCGCGTCGATTCTGTTCTACGTGTTCGTCTACACGATCTGGCTGAAGCCGCGCACGCCTTACAACGCGGTGATCGGCGGCGCCGCGGGCGCTGCAGCGCCGCTGATCGCGGACGCCGCGGTGAATGGCAGTGTCGGCTGGCCGGGCCTGCTGCTGTTCTCGATCGTGTTCTTCTGGCAACCGCCGCACGTGTGGGCGATCGCGCTCTACCGCAAGGGCGACTACGCCGCGGCGGGCATTCCGATGATGCCCGCCGTCGTCGGCGACGAGCGCACGCGCTGGCGGATGCTCTGGTACACGCTCGGCCTCTTGCCGGTGACGATCCTGCCCGCGCCGCTCGGCCTGCTCGGTCCCATCTATCTGAGCGCCGCGGTCGTGCTCGGCGCCTGGTTCACCTGGGTCGGCGTGCGACTCATCCGCGAGCGCAGCGACGCCGCGGCGCAGCGCGTGTTCCGCGTGTCGCTCGCGTACCTCGCGCTGCTGTTCGTCGCGATGCTGGCGGACCTGCTCGCAGCGCCGCTGCTCGCGTAG
- a CDS encoding DUF420 domain-containing protein, whose amino-acid sequence MDLSSLPAVNASLNAVATVLLIRGRMLVKRGQVEAHRRTMLAAFGVSSLFLVFYVAHKAARSFENTTFNAEGAAKTAYLALLASHVVLAACVPFLALALIRFGLRGEIARHRSLARIAWPIWMYVSITGVAIYVLLYHLNPPLSR is encoded by the coding sequence GTGGACCTCTCGTCGCTGCCCGCGGTCAACGCGTCGCTGAACGCCGTCGCGACCGTGCTCTTGATCCGCGGCCGCATGCTCGTGAAGCGCGGCCAGGTCGAGGCGCACCGGCGCACGATGCTCGCGGCGTTCGGCGTCTCGAGCCTGTTCCTCGTCTTCTACGTCGCGCACAAGGCGGCGCGCTCGTTCGAGAACACCACGTTCAACGCAGAGGGCGCCGCCAAGACCGCGTACCTCGCGCTGCTCGCGAGCCACGTAGTGCTGGCAGCCTGCGTGCCATTTCTTGCGCTCGCGCTGATTCGCTTCGGCCTGCGCGGAGAAATCGCGCGCCACCGCAGTCTCGCGCGCATCGCGTGGCCGATCTGGATGTACGTGTCGATCACCGGCGTCGCGATCTACGTCCTGCTCTACCACCTGAATCCGCCGCTATCGCGCTGA